AAACCCTCTACCAGTTGGCCCAATGAGCGACGTATTGCCGGCCTTCTGGGCCGTGATTCCTGCCGCGGGCGTTGGTGCCCGCATGGCCGCGGACCGCCCCAAGCAGTACCTGCAACTGGGTGGACGCACAATTCTTGAACACAGCCTGGGCTGCTTTCTCGACCACCCCGGGCTCAAGGGGCTGGTGGTCAGCCTGGCGGTTGATGATCCTTACTGGCCGGCCCTGGCTTGCGCCCATGATTCGCGGATCCAGCGGGTCGAAGGTGGTGCTGAGCGTTCCGGCTCGGTGCTCAATGCCTTGCTCCATCTGCATGCCCAGGGCGCAGCCGATGACGACTGGGTGCTGGTTCACGATGCCGCCCGGCCCAATCTTTCCCGGGATGACCTGGACAAACTGCTGGGTGAGTTGATGGATGACCCGGTGGGGGGGCTGCTCGCAGTTCCGGCCCGGGACACCCTGAAACGTGTGGACAAGCACGGTCGAGTGCTGGAAACCGTTGACCGCAGTTTGATCTGGCAAGCCTACACACCGCAGATGTTCCGCCTCGGTGCCCTGCATCGGGCCCTGGCCGACAGCCTGGTGGCCGATGTGGCGATTACCGATGAAGCTTCGGCGATGGAATGGGCCGGCCAGGCGCCGCGCCTGATCGAAGGCCGCTCGGATAACCTCAAGGTCACCCGTCCCGAAGACCTGGAATGGTTGCGCCAGCGCTGGTCCAACCGCCGCTGACTGCTGGCTTGCGCTGCACCTTGTATCCGCTGGTGCAGGCTGCGAACGACTCGGAAGGAGGCGCCGCTCTTGAGGCCCTGAAGGCCCTGCGGGCCTTGTCACAGCCTGCGGCAGCAGCTACAGGTCGCGGTACTCCGGGCGCTGCGCCAGCCCTTGTTTCAGATAATCCACCAGCTTGCGCACTTTCGGTGACAGGTGCCGTTGCTGCGGGTACAGCGCCCAGACTGCGGTGTTGGGCGGTTGGTGAGCTTCCAGCAAGGAAATCAGCGTACCGTTCTGCAGGTGCTCCAGGACGTAGTAGTCCGGCAACTGGCACAGCCCTACCCCTTGCAAGGCCGCATCCAGCACCGCCTGCCCGCTGTTGCAGCGCCAATTACCCTGCACCCGTTGCGAAAATTCGCGCCCATCCAGTTCTAATTGCCAGATATCCGAGCTGCCGATCAGGCAGTTGTGCCGGCTCAACTCCGACAGGCTGTGTGGGCGTCCATAACGTTCCAGGTAGGAGGGCGAGGCGCATAGGTACATGCGGCGTGGGGCCAGGCGAGTGGCGACCAGGCGCGAGTCCTGCAGGCGCCCAAGGCGAATCGCCAGGTCCAGCCCTTCATGCACCAGATCCAGGGGGCGGTTGCTGAGCTCTATATCCACCCGCAACTGCGGATAAAGGCTCATGAACCGGGTAACCAGGGGCACGATAAAGCGCTCGCCGTAGGCCACTGCACAGGTCATGCGCAGCATTCCCTTGGGCTCGCTGGTCAGGTCGCCTACGGCCCGCAGGGCCTCCTCGCGACCATCCTGCAGACGTTGGCAATGCTGGAGAAAGGTCTGCCCGGCCTCGGTCAGGGTCACCCGGCGGGTACTGCGATACAGCAGGCGAGTCTGCAAGCGCTCCTCAAGCCGTGCCACCTGACGGCTGATATGGGACGAAGAGACCCCCAGGCGCTCGGCGGCAGCGGTGAACTGGCTGCATTCGGCGACCGCGACAAATTCGTCGATACCTTCCCAACGGTTGTCATTCATTGATTGTCCCCATACAGCAATAATGTTTTGCTTTTGCCTGGATTATTCATCGCATTGCGCTGTTTTACACTCTGTGCCTCGTTTTTATTCGCTGGAGAGTCAGGATGATCAAGTCACGTGCTGCCGTAGCCTTCGAGGCCAAGAAGCCGCTGGAAATCGTCGAAGTGGATGTCGCCATGCCCAAGGCGGGCGAGGTGCTGCTGCGGGTCGTCGCCTCCGGCGTCTGCCACACCGACGCCTACACGCTGTCTGGTGCCGACCCTGAAGGCATCTTCCCGGCGATCCTCGGTCATGAAGGCGGTGCGGTGGTTGAGGCGGTGGGCGAGGGCGTGACCTCGGTGGCTGTGGGTGACCATGTGATCCCGCTGTACACCCCGGAATGCGGCAAGTGCAAATTCTGCCTGTCGGGCAAGACCAACCTCTGTCAGGCCATTCGCGCCACCCAGGGCAAGGGCCTGATGCCTGATGGCACCACGCGTTTTTCCTACAAGGGTCAGCCGATTTTCCACTACATGGGTACCTCGACCTTTTCCGAGTACACCGTGCTCCCGGAAATCTCCGTGGCCAAGATTCCCAAGGAAGCGCCGCTGGAAAAGGTCTGCCTGCTGGGGTGCGGCGTGACCACCGGGATCGGAGCGGTGATCAACACCGCCAAGGTCAAGGCCGGTGATACCGTGGCCATCTTCGGCCTGGGCGGCATTGGCCTGTCGGCGGTCATCGGTGCGGTCAAGGCCAAGGCCGGGCGTATCATCGCCATCGATATCAACCCGGCCAAGTTCGAGATCGCCAAGCAACTGGGCGCCACCGACTGCGTCAATCCGAAGGATTTCGACCGTCCGATTCAGGAGGTCATTGTCGACATGACTGATGGCGGCGTGGATTTCTCCTTCG
The DNA window shown above is from Pseudomonas protegens CHA0 and carries:
- the ispD gene encoding 2-C-methyl-D-erythritol 4-phosphate cytidylyltransferase, which translates into the protein MSDVLPAFWAVIPAAGVGARMAADRPKQYLQLGGRTILEHSLGCFLDHPGLKGLVVSLAVDDPYWPALACAHDSRIQRVEGGAERSGSVLNALLHLHAQGAADDDWVLVHDAARPNLSRDDLDKLLGELMDDPVGGLLAVPARDTLKRVDKHGRVLETVDRSLIWQAYTPQMFRLGALHRALADSLVADVAITDEASAMEWAGQAPRLIEGRSDNLKVTRPEDLEWLRQRWSNRR
- a CDS encoding LysR substrate-binding domain-containing protein, whose product is MNDNRWEGIDEFVAVAECSQFTAAAERLGVSSSHISRQVARLEERLQTRLLYRSTRRVTLTEAGQTFLQHCQRLQDGREEALRAVGDLTSEPKGMLRMTCAVAYGERFIVPLVTRFMSLYPQLRVDIELSNRPLDLVHEGLDLAIRLGRLQDSRLVATRLAPRRMYLCASPSYLERYGRPHSLSELSRHNCLIGSSDIWQLELDGREFSQRVQGNWRCNSGQAVLDAALQGVGLCQLPDYYVLEHLQNGTLISLLEAHQPPNTAVWALYPQQRHLSPKVRKLVDYLKQGLAQRPEYRDL
- a CDS encoding S-(hydroxymethyl)glutathione dehydrogenase/class III alcohol dehydrogenase, with the protein product MIKSRAAVAFEAKKPLEIVEVDVAMPKAGEVLLRVVASGVCHTDAYTLSGADPEGIFPAILGHEGGAVVEAVGEGVTSVAVGDHVIPLYTPECGKCKFCLSGKTNLCQAIRATQGKGLMPDGTTRFSYKGQPIFHYMGTSTFSEYTVLPEISVAKIPKEAPLEKVCLLGCGVTTGIGAVINTAKVKAGDTVAIFGLGGIGLSAVIGAVKAKAGRIIAIDINPAKFEIAKQLGATDCVNPKDFDRPIQEVIVDMTDGGVDFSFECIGNVQLMRAALECCHKGWGESVIIGVAGAGQEISTRPFQLVTGRVWRGSAFGGVRGRSELPSYVEMSQTGEIPLDTFITHTMGLEDINKAFDLMHEGKSIRSVIHF